The nucleotide window tggtttacaaatttagttaaaaaatttccaacaggatcctcttcaGATCTTTTAGTAAGGATCATGGGAAGCCGTAAATCGTGTCTGTTCATCGTAATGCGGTCAATTTATGTCAggtactgtttgtatttaattttaaataaaaatatttagaataatttctgaccgcaggatgtacgatgaacggatatgattAATGATTCTCCGGAATTTCCACTAAGAGGATCCGGATTCGAAAAATTTAACCCACTTTACCCTTACTTTAATATCAATacagaattttaatttttggcagCATGTTTAAATgcattaaataattatcgactTTTATTTCTTTCTGAGCAGCCATATTTACCAGACCAGACTCCTGATGGGCTTAAGGAACTGAGACAGAGGGAGTTGAAGAATCTGAGGGGTGATGGCACTGGAGTTAGAAAATTATCAGATAGGATCTATGACTATGCTTTGTATAATGATTTGGGAAACCCTGATAAGGGAATCGACCTTGCTAGGCCTACACTTGGCGGTAATAAAATTCCCTACCCTAGAAGATGTCGAACCGGTCGCCCCCCAACTGATACTGGTATGAAATGTTCACTCGCCACATAGTCTGTCACATTATGTTGCCAAACTATGACtgttaataacttaaatttaaatggtctatttgttttgtttgtggcTCAGATATGCTAGCGGAGAGTAGGGTTGAGAAGCCACTACCAATGTATGTACCAAGAGATGAACAATTTGAGGAGTCGAAAATGGACACATTTTTATTTGGGAGGCTCAAGGGTGTCCTTCACAACTTGGTCCCTTCCCTAATGTCCAGCTTCAAAGCTGACAAAGACTTCCGGGGATTCGCTGACATCGACAGCCTCTACAGTGAGGGCGTCCTCCTCAAATTGGGTTTGCAGGATGAATTTTTAAAGAAGCTTCCATTGCCAAGTATGGTCAGTAAATTCCAGGACTATAACCAGGGCGTTCTCAAATATGACACCCCCAAGATTCTAAGCAGTGAGTTCAATTCTTCAACCTATATgctcttaattaattaaaatccctcaatgTGCCCactaagtatataaatatatgtagTGCGCAGTCATTGTGTGGGAATATAATGAATCAATCAAAAGCCATGATTAATCTTTTGATTAACTGAGATATTATTCCATGTGCAGAGGACAAATTGTGTTGGTTGCGAGATGACGAATTTGCCCGCCAAGCAGTGGCAGGGGTTAATCCACTGAGCATTGAGAGGCTTAAGGTTTTCCCACCAGAAAGCAAACTTGATCCTGAGGTTTATGGGCCATTAGAGTCTGCTCTCAAAGAAGAACACATCACACCCTATCTCTATGGCATGACTGTACATCAGGTACTACTCATTATCCCATATACTATTTCAATAGTCCCAGACTTTTTTAGGAAAACATTCCGAGCATCATTCTGTAGTTAAATATCGGTATTTTAACTACAACAAATTGAAAGCGTGAATAATATTTCCAACCTTTTTATGGGACTATCCATCTTTTCTTCAACCATTTTTTGTATCGTTGATGGTcatctttgttttttgtttgttttattaattttgcaggCGTTGGATGAGAACAAGTTGTACATGGTGGATTACCATGACGTCTATCTTCCATTTCTTGATCGGATTAATGCTCTAGATGGGAGAAAAGCCTACGCAACTCGTACCCTTTATTTCTTGACACCAACTGGAGTTCTCAAGCCCATCGCTATCGAGCTTACCCTCCCCAATACAGGAccaagttcaagatcaaagcgtGTTTTGACACCTGCTGTTGACGCCACCACCAACTGGATGTGGCAGCTTGCTAAGGCACATGTCTGCGCCAATGACGCTGGCGTCCACCAACTTGTACACCATTGGTACGTAAATTCTCTTTTTTtgttcataataattgactaacTATATTTTGTGACAGTTGATTATATATTATCAAATTAGCCATAATAGTTTATGTAGCCAACTTGGGGTTacttattttataataatataTGATTTTGTTGTACATGTTTGTGCTGAAAATTTGTTGCATTGGTTGCAGGCTTCGTACCCATGCTACCCTAGAGCCGTTTATCTTGGCAGCACATAGACAGTTAAGCGCAATGCACCCGATTTACAAGCTTTTGGATCCGCACATGAGATACACTCTTGAGATCAATAAACTGGCTCGCCAGATCTTGATCAACGCTGATGGTGTCATCGAGTCATGCTTCACTCCAGGCCGCTATGCCATGGAAATCAGTTCTTCAGCATACCAAACCTGGCGCTTTGACACCCAAAGCCTTCCTGCAGATCTTGTACAAAGGTAGGTGACAAAAGATCTAGCATATTGCATGCGTTTGCATTAGGTTTACTATTCTTCTGaatatatggttcaaattcatagTTTGACAATATGTCTTGTTAGCACACGTTACCATATGATATATGTTTCTATGTTATTTATCTAATTTATTTGgttcataatttttaatgtagGGGTATGGCAGTGCCTGATCCAACACAAGCCCACGGTGTGAGACTTGTAATGGAAGATTACCCATATGGCAGTGATGGATTACTCATCTGGGGTGCAATTGAGAACTGGGTTCGAACCTACGTGCACCATTACTACCCCGACTCAAGCCTAATCCGAAACGACAGAGAGCTGCAAGACTGGTACTCGGAGTCCGTCAATGTAGGTCATGCTGATCTCCGCCATGAAAACTGGTGGCCGTCACTGTCCACAGCAGATGACCTAGTCTCAATCCTCAGCACATTAATCTGGCTAGCATCAGCTCAACATGCTGCACTCAATTTTGCACAGTACCCCTATGGAGGATATGTCCCCAACAGGCCACCCCTGATGAGAAGAATGATCCCGGAGGAGAATGACCCCGAATACGCAAATTTCATCTCAGACCCACAAAAGTTCTTCCTCTCAGCTTTGCCAAGCGTCCTGCAAGCCATAAAATACATGGCTGTGGTGGACATATTATCAACACATTCACCGGACGAGGAGTACCTCGGGGAGAGGCAGCAACCTTCTACTTGGTCAGGGGATGCGGATGTGGTGGAGGCATTTCACAAGTTTTCTGCGGAGATTAGGGAAATTGAGAAGGAGATTGACAGGAGGAATAGTGATCCAAGTCTTAAGCATAGATGTGGAGCAGGAGTTTTGCCTTATGAGTTGCTTGTACCAAGTTCCGAGCCTGGGATTACATGTCGTGGTGTGCCGAATAGTATTTCGATATGAGTCTAGAAAGTGGGGGCTCATgaacattattttattattttgaggTGGTGGTGGCAATTAAGATTGACCATTCTCtatattttgtaattaattaGATCATTAAGGTATTTTGTCGTAGGGTTATCTAGTGGGATGTAATATGGTAAATAATCTAATCGTAATTAATTGATGTGCTAGAAGTTGGtcattttctctctattttctatcattgatttctttttaattcCTTTTCTATTGGTTATTCTTGTGTTGTAAGTAGGTCTGACAAataggttgtgttttgtgtcgttttcgtgtaacattTATTATCTTAATAGgttgtgtcgtgtcacacctgtttCCTGAACATGTtaggtcactttacccaataGGTAAAATGACTAGaccttttaagaaaaaaaaaaaaaatatatatatatatatatatatatatatatttcttaaatttgcacataccacattgccatataaatattacttcaaaacataaaaacacatttgtcgttaaGTACTATATGATATCTAACACTCTAAAATAAGAGTCTAATAAAAAAGCATCAATACACACTACTAGTCtactacaaaatatcaaatgtgcaaggatatgcaaaatggaggagtttttcttttcaaggttgtgaagcctttctcagaAGTTAAAACCTTGCCAATGAAACTCAAaacttgcatgttattccttttacaaaatcc belongs to Malus sylvestris chromosome 17, drMalSylv7.2, whole genome shotgun sequence and includes:
- the LOC126610818 gene encoding linoleate 13S-lipoxygenase 3-1, chloroplastic-like, whose protein sequence is MALAKQIIGSSLIEKSEFFSSSSKLFLARPSLVPSQRRLVHLRRAQRGPVAAISEDLVKIVPVFSAEKPAKLKVRAVVTVRNKIKEDFKEAISKHLDSLTDKIGRNVVLELVSTELDPRTKAPKKSSEGVLKDWSKKSNLKAERVNYTAEFTVDSSFGVPGAITVTNKHQNEFFLETITLEGFACGPLHFPVNSWMQSKKDHPEKRIVFCNKPYLPDQTPDGLKELRQRELKNLRGDGTGVRKLSDRIYDYALYNDLGNPDKGIDLARPTLGGNKIPYPRRCRTGRPPTDTDMLAESRVEKPLPMYVPRDEQFEESKMDTFLFGRLKGVLHNLVPSLMSSFKADKDFRGFADIDSLYSEGVLLKLGLQDEFLKKLPLPSMVSKFQDYNQGVLKYDTPKILSKDKLCWLRDDEFARQAVAGVNPLSIERLKVFPPESKLDPEVYGPLESALKEEHITPYLYGMTVHQALDENKLYMVDYHDVYLPFLDRINALDGRKAYATRTLYFLTPTGVLKPIAIELTLPNTGPSSRSKRVLTPAVDATTNWMWQLAKAHVCANDAGVHQLVHHWLRTHATLEPFILAAHRQLSAMHPIYKLLDPHMRYTLEINKLARQILINADGVIESCFTPGRYAMEISSSAYQTWRFDTQSLPADLVQRGMAVPDPTQAHGVRLVMEDYPYGSDGLLIWGAIENWVRTYVHHYYPDSSLIRNDRELQDWYSESVNVGHADLRHENWWPSLSTADDLVSILSTLIWLASAQHAALNFAQYPYGGYVPNRPPLMRRMIPEENDPEYANFISDPQKFFLSALPSVLQAIKYMAVVDILSTHSPDEEYLGERQQPSTWSGDADVVEAFHKFSAEIREIEKEIDRRNSDPSLKHRCGAGVLPYELLVPSSEPGITCRGVPNSISI